The following are encoded in a window of Phaseolus vulgaris cultivar G19833 chromosome 3, P. vulgaris v2.0, whole genome shotgun sequence genomic DNA:
- the LOC137839380 gene encoding uncharacterized protein, whose product MVRWAVGLSEFDVQYERRGPIKGQIYANFVAELSPGNEQSEEEISFKRVLSVDGSSNQQGSGAGVILEGSNGLLIEQALRLAFKASNNQAEYEALIARMLLAKEMGARSLLAKSDSQLVTSQVTREYQDKDPQMVVYLSYVQVLRKAFAVFELVHVPREQNARADLLAKLTISSKGGRQRTVIQETLKAPRAFVTDNMVGVLQVGSSRKGARTR is encoded by the coding sequence atggtgcgctgggctgTGGGGCTCTCTGAGTTTGATGTGCAGTATGAGCGCCGGGGCCCCATAAAGGGTCAGATTTATGCGAACTTTGTGGCAGAGCTCTCCCCGGGGAATGAGCAGTCTGAGGAGGAGATCAGCTTCAAGAGGGTGCTCTCTGTTGATGGGTCCTCCAATCAACAGGGCAGCGGAGCTGGCGTCATCTTGGAGGGGTCGAACGGGCTCttgatcgagcaagccctaAGGTtagccttcaaggcaagtaacaaccaggcggagtacgaggccctcATAGCtagaatgctcttggccaaggagatgggtgcgcGGAGCTTGCTGGCAAAGAGTGATTCTCAGCTGGTGACGAGTCAGGTGACCAGGGAGTACCAGGACAAGGATCCACAGATGGTTGTGTACTTAAGTTACGTGCAGGTTTTGAGAAAGGCGTTCGCAGTGTTTGAGCTAGTGCATGTCCCTAGGGAACAAAATGCCCGTGCTGATCTGCTCGCCAAGCTGACCATCTCaagcaaggggggaaggcagaggacagttATACAGGAAACTCTCAAAGCACCACGAGCGTTCGTGACAGATAATATGGTAGGCGTCCTCCAAGTTGGTTCGTCAAGGAAGGGGGCGAGGACTCGCTAA
- the LOC137839379 gene encoding uncharacterized protein, producing the protein MVMTQEKRARLAGLSTRGSAANKAGPSAPPTSATMPLAAFMPTTPTAASPRATPTLVSPRVAPASTAPIKVIALATIRVVSPQAPLNEGVVHIASDDEEEPVGGPAFKRRKTTMVATSHSSSARLPTTLQAMVMTQEKRARLTGLLTRGSAANKAGPSAPPTSATMPVAAFMPTTPTAASPRATPTLVSPRVAPASTAPIKVIALATVRVVSPQAPLNEGVVHIASDDEEEPVGGPAFKRRKTTMVATSHSSSARLPTNLQAMVMTQEKRARLTGLLTRGSAANKAGPSAPPTSATMPVAAFMPTTPTAASPRATPTLVSPRVAPASTAPIKVIALATVRVVSPQAPLNEGVVHIASDDEEEPVGGLPSRGGKQRWWPRLTHPLQGFPPTFKAIP; encoded by the exons ATGGTGATGACCCAAGAGAAACGCGCCAGGCTGGCTGGGCTCTCGACTCGTGGTAGTGCTGCAAATAAGGCAGGTCCCTCTGCGCCCCCTACCTCCGCTACCATGCCCTTGGCAGCTTTCATGCCTACCACGCCAACAGCTGCTTCGCCCCGAGCAACCCCCACCCTTGTTTCTCCAAGGGTTGCACCTGCTTCGACAGCTCCAATCAAGGTTATCGCTTTGGCCACGATTAGAGTTGTTTCACCTCAAGCCCCTTTGAATGAAGGGGTGGTACACATCGCTTCGGACGATGAAGAAGAACCCGTTGGGGGGCCtgccttcaagaggaggaaaacAACGATGGTGGCCACGTCTCACTCATCCTCTGCAAGGCTTCCCACAACCCTTCAAG CCATGGTGATGACCCAAGAGAAACGCGCCAGGCTGACTGGGCTCTTGACTCGTGGTAGTGCTGCAAACAAGGCAGGTCCCTCTGCGCCCCCTACCTCTGCTACCATGCCCGTGGCAGCTTTCATGCCTACCACGCCAACAGCTGCTTCGCCCCGAGCAACCCCCACCCTTGTTTCTCCAAGGGTTGCACCTGCTTCGACAGCTCCAATCAAGGTTATCGCTTTGGCCACGGTTAGAGTTGTTTCACCTCAAGCCCCTTTGAATGAAGGGGTGGTACACATCGCTTCGGACGATGAAGAAGAACCCGTTGGGGGGCCtgccttcaagaggaggaaaacAACGATGGTGGCCACGTCTCACTCATCCTCTGCAAGGCTTCCCACCAACCTTCAAG CCATGGTGATGACCCAAGAGAAACGCGCCAGGCTGACTGGGCTCTTGACTCGTGGTAGTGCTGCAAACAAGGCAGGTCCCTCTGCGCCCCCTACCTCTGCTACCATGCCCGTGGCAGCTTTCATGCCTACCACGCCAACAGCTGCTTCGCCCCGAGCAACCCCCACCCTTGTTTCTCCAAGGGTTGCACCTGCTTCGACAGCTCCAATCAAGGTTATCGCTTTGGCCACGGTTAGAGTTGTTTCACCTCAAGCCCCTTTGAATGAAGGGGTGGTACACATCGCTTCGGACGATGAAGAAGAACCCGTTGGGGGCCtgccttcaagaggaggaaaacAACGATGGTGGCCACGTCTCACTCATCCTCTGCAAGGCTTCCCACCAACCTTCAAGGCAATCCCCTGA
- the LOC137805832 gene encoding small ribosomal subunit protein eS21 gives MQNEEGKLTELYVPRKCSATNRLITAKDHASVQMNIGHLDENGIHNGHFSTFALCGFLRAQGDADSALDRLWLKKKAEIKQH, from the exons ATGCAGAACGAGGAAGGAAAACTCACTGAGTTATACGTTCCTAGGAAATG CTCTGCCACTAACAGACTCATAACTGCAAAGGACCATGCCTCAGTTCAGATGAACATTGGCCATTTGGATGAGAATGGTATCCACAATGGTCATTTTTCCACGTTTGCTCTCTGTGGCTTCCTTCGAGCACAG GGTGATGCTGACAGTGCACTAGATAGGTTGTGGCTGAAGAAGAAAGCAGAAATTAAACAACACTAG